A genomic window from Roseobacter denitrificans OCh 114 includes:
- a CDS encoding helix-turn-helix domain-containing protein, translating into MSNQCVPSIANFYADPTSPYSAFQQEHRSGGSMPVRMFRAEQQAHELVDPAVPEVVLCLSLRSDMPFQWDIGDSWAKEQQMRSGDFDLVPPNTEARFRCRGDHEILMAAIPAGPLADLLDTHRKGPLSRLDTLTGRMLFRDEQLRRILMQMWTESARTGGASDLVFDGLTQVLIGRLLDKAGQQHQPQRVFALDQAAMTRIECFVEEQLAERITVETLASVLDMPRWTFADAFKATTGETPHAYVTTKRVERACDLLRLGDMPLAEIAYATGFASQSHMTDTFRRVLGTTPGKWRAESRN; encoded by the coding sequence ATGAGCAACCAATGCGTACCCTCGATAGCGAATTTCTATGCGGACCCAACTTCTCCGTACTCCGCCTTTCAGCAAGAGCACCGCTCGGGCGGCTCCATGCCAGTCAGGATGTTTCGTGCGGAGCAGCAAGCGCATGAGCTTGTTGATCCAGCCGTACCGGAAGTTGTGCTTTGCCTATCGCTACGGTCTGACATGCCATTTCAGTGGGATATTGGGGATAGTTGGGCGAAAGAGCAGCAGATGCGATCGGGTGACTTCGACCTTGTTCCGCCCAATACAGAGGCCCGTTTTCGATGCCGCGGAGATCATGAAATTCTCATGGCGGCAATTCCTGCTGGCCCGCTTGCCGACCTTCTTGACACACACCGAAAGGGCCCACTGTCGCGCCTTGATACACTGACCGGGAGGATGCTCTTTCGAGATGAGCAACTGCGTCGCATACTCATGCAAATGTGGACAGAGAGCGCCAGAACCGGAGGTGCTTCTGACCTTGTATTCGACGGCTTAACACAGGTTCTCATTGGCAGGCTTTTGGACAAAGCTGGCCAGCAACATCAGCCACAGAGAGTTTTTGCGTTGGATCAGGCCGCAATGACCCGAATCGAGTGTTTTGTCGAGGAGCAGTTAGCGGAGCGCATCACGGTGGAAACCCTCGCATCGGTTCTGGATATGCCCCGCTGGACCTTCGCCGACGCCTTCAAGGCCACCACCGGTGAGACACCCCACGCCTACGTGACAACCAAGCGCGTTGAGCGCGCCTGCGATCTGCTGCGCCTCGGTGACATGCCCCTAGCCGAGATCGCCTACGCCACCGGTTTCGCCTCCCAAAGCCACATGACCGACACCTTCCGCCGCGTCCTCGGCACGACCCCCGGCAAATGGCGGGCCGAGTCGCGTAACTAG
- a CDS encoding helix-turn-helix domain-containing protein — MEQQHTLSPQQSSDINLPVHNRLRLLKLSRGDTWPERRLCELALVLECPPNGLAISDLETRLFEGELALLPLGNGLKAASSGRVLSLELERSLAPPKPQRLSDSLISQLMRRAWSSIFSTPQILEPTLELINVLADQRVRDHQEHLDLLTTIDHRIAVVIDYIDANCVNSLTVAKLAKMACMSPSRLSVRFKAATGETVWGYFQRRRCEKAHQLLSETSASVSDIAYQVGFSSQAHFTQSFKRRFNTTPGRFRQNAKK, encoded by the coding sequence ATGGAGCAACAACACACTTTATCGCCGCAGCAATCAAGTGACATTAATCTGCCTGTTCATAATAGGCTCAGATTGCTCAAACTGTCACGTGGTGACACATGGCCCGAGCGTCGGTTATGTGAACTTGCGCTTGTACTCGAATGCCCGCCAAATGGCTTAGCCATCTCAGACCTTGAAACACGACTGTTCGAGGGCGAACTGGCCCTTTTGCCGTTAGGAAATGGTCTTAAAGCGGCTTCTTCGGGACGTGTATTGAGTTTAGAATTGGAACGCTCCCTTGCTCCGCCCAAACCACAACGCCTCTCAGACAGCTTAATTTCACAACTAATGCGGCGCGCTTGGTCATCCATTTTTTCGACACCACAGATTCTAGAGCCGACACTAGAACTCATCAATGTTCTTGCAGACCAGCGTGTGCGCGATCATCAAGAGCACCTCGACTTACTCACAACCATCGATCATCGTATTGCAGTTGTGATAGACTACATCGACGCAAATTGCGTCAATTCCTTGACCGTGGCAAAGCTCGCCAAAATGGCTTGCATGTCTCCGAGCCGACTTTCGGTCAGGTTCAAAGCCGCAACAGGCGAAACCGTTTGGGGTTATTTTCAAAGGCGTCGGTGTGAAAAAGCACATCAACTCCTGTCTGAAACATCAGCTTCGGTATCGGATATTGCATACCAAGTCGGCTTTTCTAGTCAGGCGCATTTTACGCAAAGCTTCAAACGGCGCTTCAATACGACACCTGGTCGATTTAGACAGAACGCGAAGAAGTAA